One Arthrobacter sp. StoSoilB19 DNA window includes the following coding sequences:
- a CDS encoding ABC transporter ATP-binding protein, whose protein sequence is MTAVEESAETAHRFWPTARRLLGLLRPFRLQMLGAVAATCAFAGVNVAAPKYLGDATDMVVQGIFQGSLDQRLGVLLAAVALMYVFASLFNWIQGALTARAVQGLMYGLRAALEDKLHRLPSTYFRERSRGDVLSRATNDIDNIAQALNQVLTQLIVSVLMLCGSLAMMLWISPLLAAIAIASVPVSTWITVLVARRSQEHFARQWKETGELNAHVEEFISGHEVIKAFGRQAQATEVFSRSNGRLARAAAKAQYSAGVVQPLMVLMSNLNYIAVAVVGALQVIAGAMTIGGVQAFIQFSRLFTQPVGQIGGLLNVIQSCAASAARVFVLLDAGEDLQEPAGAAAGAPAAGRIVFHDVTFSYPGSVPAVSNLTFTVEPGQAVAIVGHTGAGKSTVVNLLMRFLEPSSGRITMGGRDIAEIPRDQLRGRFGVVLQDSWLFAGTIRENIAYGLPGAADAAIVAAAEATHADRFIRSLPRGYDTVLENGGEQLSQGQRQLITIARAQLAGRSVLVLDEATSSVDSRTEVLIRQAMQRLRQGRTSFVIAHRLSTIRNADLILVMDHGRIVEQGTHDSLLAANSYYARLYNAQFAERDGRAGILEGGL, encoded by the coding sequence GTGACGGCGGTGGAGGAATCCGCGGAAACGGCGCACAGGTTCTGGCCGACCGCCCGCAGGCTCCTTGGCCTGCTGCGCCCGTTCCGGCTGCAGATGCTGGGGGCCGTGGCGGCAACGTGCGCCTTCGCAGGGGTCAACGTTGCCGCCCCCAAGTATCTGGGCGACGCCACGGACATGGTGGTGCAGGGCATCTTCCAGGGAAGCCTGGACCAGCGCCTCGGAGTCCTGCTGGCAGCCGTGGCCTTGATGTATGTTTTCGCTTCCCTCTTCAACTGGATCCAGGGCGCTCTGACGGCACGTGCGGTGCAGGGACTTATGTATGGCCTGCGAGCAGCGCTTGAGGACAAGCTGCACCGGCTCCCCTCCACGTATTTCCGGGAACGCTCCCGCGGGGATGTCCTGAGCCGGGCCACCAACGACATCGACAACATTGCCCAGGCCCTGAACCAGGTTCTGACCCAGCTCATCGTGTCCGTCCTGATGCTCTGCGGGTCGCTGGCCATGATGCTGTGGATCTCGCCGCTGCTCGCGGCCATTGCCATTGCCAGCGTCCCCGTTTCCACCTGGATCACCGTCCTGGTGGCCCGGCGGTCCCAGGAGCATTTCGCCAGGCAATGGAAGGAGACCGGCGAACTCAACGCGCACGTGGAGGAATTCATCAGCGGGCATGAAGTCATCAAGGCCTTTGGCCGGCAGGCGCAGGCCACGGAGGTCTTCAGCCGCAGCAACGGCCGCCTGGCCCGGGCGGCAGCCAAAGCCCAGTACTCAGCCGGTGTGGTCCAGCCGCTGATGGTGCTGATGTCCAACCTCAATTACATTGCTGTCGCAGTGGTGGGTGCGCTGCAGGTCATCGCAGGCGCCATGACCATCGGCGGCGTCCAGGCCTTCATCCAATTCAGCCGGCTGTTCACCCAGCCGGTGGGGCAAATCGGCGGCCTGCTCAACGTTATTCAGTCCTGCGCAGCCTCGGCGGCAAGGGTTTTCGTGCTCCTCGATGCCGGGGAAGACCTCCAGGAACCGGCCGGCGCAGCGGCCGGCGCTCCCGCCGCCGGCCGCATCGTCTTCCATGACGTCACCTTCAGCTATCCCGGTTCCGTTCCGGCGGTCAGCAACCTCACCTTCACGGTGGAACCGGGCCAGGCGGTGGCCATCGTGGGGCACACGGGCGCGGGCAAGAGCACCGTGGTGAACCTGCTGATGCGGTTCCTGGAACCTTCGTCCGGCAGGATCACCATGGGCGGAAGGGACATCGCGGAAATTCCCCGCGACCAGCTGCGGGGCAGGTTCGGCGTGGTGCTCCAGGATTCCTGGCTTTTTGCCGGGACCATCCGGGAAAACATCGCCTACGGGCTGCCAGGCGCTGCGGATGCGGCCATAGTTGCCGCCGCGGAGGCAACGCACGCGGACCGTTTCATCAGGTCCCTGCCGCGCGGCTACGACACAGTCCTGGAGAACGGCGGCGAGCAGCTCAGCCAGGGGCAGCGGCAGCTCATCACCATCGCCAGGGCGCAGCTCGCCGGGCGCAGTGTGCTGGTCCTGGATGAGGCCACAAGTTCGGTCGATTCCAGGACGGAGGTGCTCATCCGCCAGGCGATGCAGCGGCTGCGCCAGGGGCGGACCAGTTTCGTGATTGCCCACCGTTTGTCCACCATCCGGAACGCTGATCTAATTCTCGTCATGGACCATGGACGGATCGTCGAGCAGGGCACGCATGACAGCCTCCTTGCCGCCAACAGCTACTACGCCCGGCTGTACAACGCACAGTTCGCCGAACGCGACGGCCGCGCGGGCATCCTGGAGGGCGGCCTGTGA
- a CDS encoding GntR family transcriptional regulator, whose translation MSAAGDFPGSWRPNPASSVALFEQLRLQVIHLADSGALAPGTRLPAVRALAEKLDVAPHTVARAYKELEAAGIVTTRGRNGTVVAARDERLGGLSAAAAAYAAVAKSQGASFAEAVKILAAAYDVP comes from the coding sequence GTGAGCGCCGCAGGCGACTTCCCGGGGTCCTGGCGCCCCAACCCGGCCAGCAGCGTGGCGCTGTTCGAGCAACTCCGGCTTCAGGTCATCCATCTGGCGGACAGCGGCGCGTTGGCGCCGGGCACCAGGCTGCCTGCCGTGCGGGCCCTGGCGGAGAAGCTCGACGTCGCCCCGCACACCGTGGCCAGGGCGTACAAGGAACTGGAGGCCGCCGGGATCGTCACCACCCGTGGCCGGAACGGTACGGTGGTTGCCGCGCGTGACGAGCGCCTGGGCGGCCTGTCCGCCGCAGCCGCCGCATACGCCGCCGTCGCCAAATCCCAAGGGGCCAGCTTTGCCGAGGCCGTGAAAATCCTGGCGGCCGCCTACGATGTTCCCTGA
- a CDS encoding ABC transporter ATP-binding protein, with product MLVGLVKRQLAGQYAYVWAIVFLQLIQAAANLLLPTVNAAIIDDGIVAGEPGVVSRLGVLMAVIAVVQAASAIAAGYLGAVVAMRIGHRLRAEVFTRIQSLSSQDVALFGTQSLTIRATNDVQQIQAFAVLVFTMLFAGPAMGVGGIVLAVQQDVALSLVVIVIVPLLLLIMYLIVRRLIPLYREGQDLLDRSGGILREQIIGVDVIRAFVRQGHEVRRFAETNAGLTANNLQSALLVAGMLPIIMLVVNTSSVAVVWFGGHRIQAGQMNLGALTAFIAYIMQILLAIMMSMYVLMTAPRAAVCAERIQAVLDTEPSVGDPGNHTAASDRAASDKAASDKAAAPPPPGAVLPGRQATLAFHDVAFSYPGAEAPVLADISFTAAPGTTTAIVGSTGSGKTTLLNLIPRFLDPTHGRITLAGHDIRHLPLDQLRAAMAIVPQHSHLFTGTIADNLRMADPDATDQELWAVLEAAQTMRFMRDLPLGLATPVGQGGASLSGGQRQRLCIARALLRKAPLYLFDDSFSALDYDTDTRLRRALDQALAAATVIIVAERISAVEDADLILVLDDGRLVAQGTHRELLETSATYREIAESQLALDGTL from the coding sequence TTGCTGGTCGGACTCGTGAAGCGGCAGCTTGCCGGTCAATACGCGTATGTATGGGCGATCGTTTTCCTTCAGCTGATCCAGGCGGCGGCAAACCTGCTGCTGCCCACCGTGAACGCCGCCATTATCGATGACGGGATTGTCGCAGGGGAGCCGGGGGTGGTCTCGCGCCTTGGCGTGCTCATGGCCGTCATTGCCGTGGTGCAGGCAGCGTCCGCCATTGCTGCCGGCTACCTTGGGGCGGTGGTGGCCATGAGGATCGGGCACCGCCTGCGGGCCGAGGTTTTCACCCGGATCCAGTCCCTGTCCTCCCAGGACGTGGCCCTGTTCGGAACACAGAGCCTGACCATCCGCGCCACCAACGATGTCCAGCAGATCCAGGCCTTCGCGGTGCTTGTCTTCACCATGCTCTTTGCCGGGCCCGCCATGGGCGTAGGCGGCATCGTCCTGGCCGTGCAGCAGGATGTTGCGCTGTCCCTGGTGGTGATCGTCATCGTGCCCCTGCTCCTGCTGATCATGTACCTGATTGTCAGGCGGCTGATTCCGCTCTACCGTGAGGGCCAGGACCTGCTGGACCGGTCCGGCGGGATTCTTCGCGAGCAGATCATCGGGGTGGATGTCATCCGCGCCTTTGTCCGCCAGGGCCATGAGGTCCGGCGGTTTGCGGAAACCAACGCCGGCCTCACCGCCAACAACCTGCAGTCCGCGCTCCTGGTGGCGGGGATGCTGCCCATCATCATGCTGGTGGTCAATACCAGCTCGGTTGCGGTGGTGTGGTTCGGCGGGCACCGGATCCAGGCAGGCCAGATGAACCTTGGGGCGCTCACGGCGTTCATCGCCTACATCATGCAGATACTGCTGGCGATCATGATGTCCATGTACGTGCTCATGACGGCGCCGCGGGCGGCAGTCTGCGCGGAACGCATCCAGGCGGTCCTTGACACCGAGCCGTCCGTCGGCGATCCGGGCAATCACACTGCGGCCAGTGACCGAGCGGCCAGCGACAAGGCAGCCAGTGACAAGGCAGCCGCGCCTCCGCCGCCCGGCGCCGTGCTGCCGGGGCGGCAGGCAACGCTGGCGTTCCACGATGTTGCCTTCTCTTATCCGGGAGCAGAAGCGCCCGTGCTCGCGGACATCAGTTTCACGGCAGCTCCCGGTACCACCACAGCAATCGTGGGCTCCACCGGAAGCGGCAAGACCACGCTGCTGAACCTGATCCCGCGTTTCCTGGACCCCACCCACGGCCGCATCACCCTTGCCGGCCACGACATCCGCCACCTGCCCCTGGACCAACTCCGCGCTGCCATGGCTATCGTGCCCCAGCACTCCCACCTTTTTACGGGAACCATCGCAGACAACCTGCGGATGGCGGACCCCGACGCCACGGACCAGGAACTGTGGGCTGTCCTGGAGGCTGCCCAGACCATGCGTTTCATGCGCGACCTCCCGCTTGGACTTGCCACCCCCGTCGGCCAGGGCGGCGCCAGCCTGTCGGGCGGCCAGCGGCAAAGGCTCTGCATCGCCAGGGCCCTCCTGCGCAAAGCGCCCCTCTACCTCTTTGACGACAGCTTCTCCGCGCTGGACTATGACACCGACACCAGGCTGCGGCGCGCACTTGACCAGGCGCTCGCCGCCGCAACGGTCATCATCGTGGCCGAGCGCATTTCCGCGGTCGAAGACGCGGATCTCATCCTGGTGCTCGACGACGGCCGGCTGGTTGCGCAGGGAACGCACAGGGAGCTGCTGGAAACGTCCGCCACCTACCGGGAAATCGCAGAATCCCAGCTCGCGCTGGACGGCACGCTGTGA